A genomic window from Hyalangium gracile includes:
- a CDS encoding cytochrome P450, whose product MTAAANALGLEYQPLAPPQLDDPFPLYARLRREAPVTFAPGFHLWLVSRYQDVMTVLKDTRRFSSRDILRPPVDLPKELVELLTASGYSADYPLLGDDPPAHTRIRALVGKAFSPPNVSAMEPRIRAIARGHLDALLRNGTRADLISNLAWALPMDVITELLGVPHADRNQIREWTEHEKLIFVPQIPPDALRRAVEGVAAFRRYLRALVEDRQKNPREDILSTLISARIDGENPLTTLELMNLASVLVFAGNETTTNLIGTTLLHLLRKPALWEELRANPAAIPNTIEEALRFDAPVVGMMRTATEPVQLGGANIPAGARLLLLFASANRDETVFTDAERFDLHRANASRHLGFGHGTHYCVGAPLARLEARVALGLLIEHLPNPRLAAGETISYLPNLIHRGPGRLMVEWDAPPAL is encoded by the coding sequence ATGACCGCCGCCGCGAACGCGCTGGGGCTCGAGTACCAGCCGCTCGCCCCGCCTCAGCTGGATGATCCGTTCCCGCTCTATGCCCGGCTCCGGCGGGAGGCGCCCGTCACCTTCGCGCCCGGCTTCCACCTCTGGCTCGTCAGCCGCTACCAGGACGTGATGACCGTCCTGAAGGACACGCGGCGCTTCAGCTCGCGCGACATCCTGCGCCCGCCCGTCGATCTCCCCAAGGAGCTGGTCGAGCTGCTGACGGCCTCCGGCTACTCCGCCGACTATCCGCTGCTAGGAGATGATCCGCCCGCCCACACGCGCATCCGCGCCCTGGTCGGCAAGGCGTTCTCCCCGCCCAACGTGAGCGCCATGGAGCCGCGCATCCGGGCCATCGCCCGCGGCCACCTCGACGCGCTACTGCGGAACGGCACCCGCGCGGACCTCATCTCGAACCTGGCCTGGGCGCTGCCCATGGACGTCATCACCGAGCTGCTCGGGGTGCCCCACGCGGACCGGAATCAGATCCGCGAGTGGACCGAGCACGAGAAGCTCATCTTCGTGCCCCAGATTCCCCCCGATGCGCTGCGGCGCGCCGTCGAGGGCGTGGCCGCCTTCCGCCGCTACCTGCGGGCGCTGGTCGAGGACCGCCAGAAGAACCCTCGGGAGGACATCCTCTCCACGCTCATCTCGGCGCGCATCGACGGCGAGAACCCGCTGACCACGCTGGAGCTGATGAACCTGGCCTCGGTGCTCGTGTTCGCCGGCAACGAGACGACCACCAACCTGATCGGCACCACGCTCCTGCACCTGCTGCGCAAGCCCGCGCTCTGGGAGGAGCTGCGCGCCAACCCCGCCGCCATCCCCAACACCATCGAGGAGGCGCTGCGTTTCGACGCGCCCGTGGTGGGGATGATGCGCACGGCGACCGAGCCCGTGCAGCTCGGCGGCGCGAACATCCCGGCCGGGGCCCGGCTGCTGCTCCTGTTCGCCTCGGCCAACCGGGATGAGACCGTCTTCACGGACGCCGAGCGCTTCGACCTCCACCGCGCCAACGCGAGCCGCCACCTCGGCTTCGGCCATGGCACCCACTACTGCGTGGGCGCGCCGCTGGCGAGGCTCGAGGCGCGCGTGGCCCTGGGGCTGCTGATCGAGCACCTGCCCAACCCGCGCCTGGCGGCCGGGGAGACCATCTCCTACCTCCCCAACCTCATCCACCGGGGGCCCGGCCGCCTGATGGTGGAGTGGGACGCTCCGCCCGCCCTGTGA
- a CDS encoding two-component regulator propeller domain-containing protein — METRRHWRGASGLLGLWCVAVLGLGTPALALEPHRRISQYNHESWHSENGLPQNSVLSAVQTADGYLWFGTYEGLARFDGTRFAVFDRRTSPEVTEQEIFALVEDAAGVLWVGTNQGIFRFENGQLRRPPEAGPLAEASIQGLAADGKSVWISSSVGLARAPVSGKGPWRFYTPQEGLPAGGTKAVIVDGAGGAWVGTSVGMGHVSRDTVRLTAWPTPEPRQVFGLEQTRDGTLWIATTHGLLSLREGRFTAYGPEQGMPSVHVIRLLEDRDGNLWVGTVQGLLRHNAAGFTPFTGSKGLVDDGVYALLEDRDGHLWVGTRNNGVHHLSNGPFVPFGKPEGSTFDGARLVLEAQDGVLWLGSGAGGMERVKDGVVTRMGPAQGLQDERVLSFAEGSDGVIWVGTVTGVYRYDGQRFALLGPLPGLPVGMTVWALVLEPGGGMWFATSVGLVEVREGRATVYGPEQGFAPEYVLAMIREDSGTLWLGTHAGLVRFSRGTFTRFTSKDGLVGDAVNSLYAEPDGTLWVGTNSGLSRLKDGRFDSFTAAHGLPDETIFTILPDSDGFFWMSSNKGVSRVSQRELEEVAEGSRQRVNGVFFDDRDGMRVGECNGGSQLAGWKTRDGRLWFANLRGAVMVNPKDVRLQHTPPQPRIEEVRVQGQPVPLTERLELEPGQRDLDIRFTSILVEGAPRVQFRYRLEGHDSGWVNAEGRRVATYTRLPPGSYTFQVQALDREGRWGEPGAVLEVTLRPWFHQTGWFYLLCALGVGGLAASIYVWRVGRLKQRERWLQARVEERTQELARANEELDANLRTLRATQSQLVQAGKMAAVGTLAAGVGHEINNPLSYIVSNLEHACEEAEMLGRLADGSEPLRERLRDMQQVLREALMGADRVRRIVRDLRTFSRQDEDTRGPVDLRAVMDSAAKMAAGELRPRAQLVRDYSGDVPLVEGNEARLAQVFLNLIINAAQALPEGRPEQNEVRLVLERGAEGYVVAEVRDTGSGIPPEVIGRIFDPFFTTKPVGVGTGLGLALCHAFITSMSGRIEVESQLGHGTVFRVTLPATAAKPERAPRAGQARTGGSVRGRVLVVDDDPLVSSALRRTLAREHEVEVVVSSRRALELLTSPEGAFDVILCDLMMPEMTGMELHAHLEAAVPERAQRMVFITGGAYTPAAKAFLERVRNPRVEKPFDPEKLRAQVGEAVRQARSALEGQAA; from the coding sequence ATGGAAACACGGAGACATTGGCGAGGGGCCAGCGGGCTCCTCGGGCTCTGGTGCGTCGCGGTGCTGGGGCTGGGCACGCCGGCCCTGGCGCTCGAGCCGCATCGGCGTATCTCCCAGTACAACCACGAGAGCTGGCACAGCGAGAACGGCCTGCCGCAGAACTCGGTCCTCTCCGCCGTGCAGACGGCGGACGGCTACCTCTGGTTCGGCACGTACGAGGGGCTCGCCCGCTTCGACGGCACGCGCTTCGCCGTCTTCGACCGGAGGACCTCGCCGGAGGTGACCGAGCAGGAGATCTTCGCGCTGGTGGAGGACGCCGCCGGCGTGCTCTGGGTGGGCACCAACCAGGGCATCTTCCGCTTCGAGAACGGCCAGCTCCGCCGTCCCCCCGAGGCGGGCCCGCTGGCGGAGGCCTCCATCCAGGGGCTCGCCGCGGATGGCAAGTCCGTGTGGATCAGCTCGAGCGTGGGGCTGGCGCGAGCCCCCGTGTCCGGCAAGGGCCCCTGGCGGTTCTATACGCCCCAGGAGGGCCTGCCCGCGGGAGGCACGAAGGCCGTCATCGTGGATGGCGCGGGCGGAGCGTGGGTGGGAACCTCGGTGGGCATGGGCCACGTCTCCAGGGACACGGTGAGGCTCACTGCCTGGCCCACCCCGGAGCCCCGACAGGTCTTCGGCCTGGAGCAGACCCGGGATGGGACGCTGTGGATCGCGACGACGCATGGGCTGCTCTCCCTGCGAGAGGGCAGGTTCACCGCGTACGGCCCGGAGCAGGGGATGCCGAGCGTGCACGTCATCCGGCTCCTGGAGGATCGCGACGGCAACCTGTGGGTGGGCACCGTCCAGGGGCTGCTGCGCCACAACGCGGCGGGGTTCACCCCCTTCACCGGCAGCAAGGGGCTGGTGGATGACGGGGTGTACGCCCTCTTGGAGGACCGGGACGGGCACCTGTGGGTCGGGACGCGGAACAATGGCGTCCACCACCTGAGCAACGGCCCGTTCGTGCCGTTCGGCAAGCCGGAGGGGTCCACCTTCGACGGCGCCCGGCTGGTGCTGGAGGCCCAGGATGGCGTGCTGTGGCTGGGCTCGGGGGCGGGGGGCATGGAGCGGGTGAAGGACGGGGTCGTCACCCGCATGGGGCCGGCGCAGGGGCTGCAAGACGAGCGGGTCCTCTCCTTCGCGGAAGGCTCGGACGGGGTCATCTGGGTGGGGACCGTCACCGGGGTCTACCGCTACGACGGCCAGCGCTTCGCTCTGCTGGGGCCGCTGCCGGGCCTGCCCGTGGGGATGACCGTGTGGGCCCTGGTGCTGGAGCCGGGCGGCGGCATGTGGTTCGCCACGTCCGTGGGCCTGGTGGAGGTGCGCGAAGGACGCGCCACGGTGTACGGCCCCGAGCAGGGCTTCGCTCCCGAGTACGTCCTGGCGATGATCCGGGAGGACTCGGGGACGCTCTGGCTGGGCACCCACGCGGGGCTGGTTCGCTTCTCTCGCGGCACCTTCACCCGCTTCACCAGCAAGGACGGGCTGGTGGGAGACGCGGTCAACAGCCTGTACGCGGAGCCGGATGGAACGCTGTGGGTGGGCACCAACTCGGGCCTCTCGCGCTTGAAGGACGGGCGCTTCGACTCCTTCACCGCGGCGCACGGGCTGCCGGACGAGACCATCTTCACCATCTTGCCGGACTCGGACGGCTTCTTCTGGATGAGCAGCAACAAGGGCGTCTCCCGGGTCAGCCAGCGCGAGCTGGAGGAGGTGGCGGAGGGGAGTCGCCAGCGCGTGAATGGCGTCTTCTTCGACGACCGCGATGGAATGAGGGTGGGGGAGTGCAACGGCGGCTCCCAGCTCGCGGGGTGGAAGACGCGGGATGGCCGGCTGTGGTTCGCCAACCTGCGGGGCGCGGTGATGGTGAACCCCAAGGACGTCCGGCTCCAGCACACCCCGCCCCAGCCGAGGATCGAGGAGGTCCGCGTCCAGGGCCAGCCGGTGCCACTCACGGAGCGCCTGGAGCTGGAGCCCGGACAGCGGGACCTGGACATCCGCTTCACCTCCATCCTGGTGGAGGGCGCCCCGCGGGTGCAGTTCCGCTACCGGCTGGAGGGGCACGACAGCGGCTGGGTGAACGCCGAGGGCCGACGGGTGGCCACGTACACGCGCCTGCCGCCGGGCAGTTACACCTTCCAGGTGCAGGCGCTCGATCGAGAGGGGCGCTGGGGCGAGCCCGGCGCCGTACTGGAGGTGACGCTGCGGCCGTGGTTCCACCAGACGGGCTGGTTCTACCTGCTGTGCGCGCTGGGTGTGGGCGGGCTGGCGGCGAGCATCTACGTGTGGCGCGTGGGCCGGCTCAAGCAGCGCGAGCGCTGGCTGCAGGCCCGCGTGGAGGAGCGCACCCAGGAGCTGGCCCGCGCCAACGAGGAGCTGGACGCGAACCTGCGCACGCTGCGCGCCACCCAGTCCCAGCTCGTCCAGGCGGGGAAGATGGCGGCGGTGGGCACCCTGGCCGCGGGCGTGGGGCATGAAATCAACAACCCGCTCTCCTACATCGTGTCCAACCTGGAGCACGCCTGCGAGGAGGCGGAGATGCTCGGGCGGCTGGCGGACGGCTCGGAGCCGCTGCGCGAGCGGCTGCGCGACATGCAGCAGGTGCTGCGCGAGGCGCTGATGGGCGCCGACCGGGTGCGGCGCATCGTCCGGGACTTGAGGACGTTCTCGCGCCAGGACGAGGACACGCGCGGGCCGGTGGACCTGCGGGCGGTGATGGACTCGGCGGCGAAGATGGCGGCCGGAGAGCTGCGCCCCCGCGCTCAGCTCGTGCGGGACTACTCGGGGGACGTGCCGCTCGTGGAGGGCAACGAGGCGCGGCTGGCGCAGGTGTTCCTCAACCTCATCATCAACGCGGCCCAGGCGCTGCCGGAGGGCCGGCCCGAGCAGAACGAGGTGCGCCTCGTGCTCGAGCGCGGCGCGGAGGGGTACGTGGTGGCGGAGGTGCGGGACACGGGCAGCGGAATTCCTCCCGAGGTCATCGGCCGCATCTTCGATCCGTTCTTCACCACCAAGCCGGTGGGGGTGGGCACCGGGCTGGGGCTGGCGCTGTGCCATGCGTTCATCACCTCGATGAGCGGGCGCATCGAGGTGGAGTCCCAGCTGGGGCACGGGACGGTGTTCCGGGTGACGCTGCCCGCGACGGCCGCGAAGCCGGAGCGGGCGCCGAGGGCCGGGCAGGCGCGGACGGGCGGCTCGGTACGGGGCCGGGTGCTCGTGGTGGACGATGATCCGCTGGTGAGCTCGGCGCTGCGGCGCACGCTCGCGCGCGAGCACGAGGTGGAGGTGGTGGTGAGCTCGCGGCGGGCCCTGGAGCTGCTCACCTCGCCCGAGGGGGCCTTCGACGTCATCCTCTGTGACTTGATGATGCCGGAGATGACGGGCATGGAGCTGCACGCGCACCTCGAGGCGGCGGTGCCGGAGCGGGCCCAGCGCATGGTGTTCATCACCGGTGGGGCGTACACGCCGGCGGCCAAGGCCTTCCTGGAGCGGGTGCGCAACCCCCGGGTGGAGAAGCCCTTTGATCCGGAGAAGCTGCGCGCCCAGGTCGGCGAGGCAGTGCGCCAGGCGCGCTCAGCGCTCGAAGGCCAGGCTGCTTGA
- a CDS encoding acyl carrier protein, whose product MADHVPLEEIGREVRNIIASALKRPLEQVPLTASLEGGLGIDSMAMIEINIALEERFRFVMPDMASPAEANLKTVEDLARFVAAQLAQQKKGRPV is encoded by the coding sequence GTGGCAGACCATGTGCCGCTCGAGGAGATCGGCCGGGAAGTGCGCAACATCATCGCCAGCGCGCTGAAGCGTCCGCTGGAGCAGGTGCCCCTCACCGCCAGCCTGGAGGGCGGGCTGGGCATCGACTCCATGGCGATGATCGAGATCAACATCGCCCTGGAGGAGCGCTTCCGCTTCGTGATGCCGGACATGGCCTCGCCGGCGGAGGCCAACCTCAAGACGGTGGAGGACCTGGCGCGCTTCGTGGCGGCGCAGCTCGCCCAGCAGAAGAAGGGGAGGCCCGTATGA
- a CDS encoding serine/threonine-protein kinase: MAPPPPDRADVKGVSGALEPGTQVGTYVIEDMLSSGGFGVVYRARDPEQRQVAIKVSKHSAKSITAQQLVWQQNEIEALARLRHPSLVEVLGYGFMEDGRLYLVMEMVHGAVLGHYLQEKGPLEVLEALQLTRRIAEALAYCHESKVLHLDLKPANIIIVDPVEPKVKVLDFGLARLSSGFRTHEGGPMAGTLAYMAPEGFFGSGDRFTEKADLYALGTLLYEMLSCILPYPSNASYAALGSLKRAGKMTPLEQAAPLVPAPVAALVRSLLEPDVTQRFGGASRLAARLKGLYFDLLHGNTGEGMPALPPEMVSDDVPFVGRAREVALLREAVDAVVDRQGRALMLVGEAGMGKSRLISEVLLSQEVSARVLVGYGRCRQLGELVPYSPLREALGQMVELLMGIRSEPGHRVRYVAGQALAGDAQELRRLVPELSRLLPESSERENEGVIVQGLGAERVGKALMHLLTALGSARPLVLVLEDVHWADDGTLAVLSKLTASPPPGVLLLCTTRPPPRLARAGELEMMTLDALGPEENDHLLATLAGGASPAVVKALVQSVPFLASGNPLVTAQIIRDLQASGYLSREQDGRIRLSDRLRGEYRPPDSVSTVVGRVLDRLDEEVLKVLRVAALFDRRFRLSDLEALGLFSPLEVRAAITAAEDQRLCVVSGDRCTFVHDTLRERLAADGKLENVADIHRRIGERLRQRAAPPGTLGYHWEKAGQPLRSASAYLEAGLEADRLLDPIGAGQHLRKAFTVASSQPVSAERDDLLVQSLHGLVRIGCLLGSAAEMLRYLELGQAMLEKPTPEQRLALNSSWARAYYAQGNFPRALEYSERCLEAAAEPHLRSYLYAPLSIMGRALSGSGRFGPSVSMLTEAAAQSAEAGEYVEQTHSEGILALSLAYCGEFKKAREYASSAARIALRLGNPVRMAASTFYYSVIAEAEFRWDEGVQRSAELLAFSEAYGITGLYLCMGTFYAGRHQFHIGRLDRARHLLTHALGLAKQQGTSYGMSLAYAFLGDVEFVAGRQVEARTAYEKGLELANAGAMDEQAAPLCLIGLAHLQALAGGAVEQVKALADEALKRLRAVENLSNQIPTLQRYAEALEERGDVAGAARHYEARQVLVKKLGLAECDFWPRIVPGPQVEPLPPRQYWKKASSRLSSSSHRVSSPEDFNAETVVRAAASQGSNGGQNEG; the protein is encoded by the coding sequence ATGGCACCTCCTCCGCCGGATAGAGCCGACGTGAAGGGTGTCTCCGGGGCGCTCGAGCCGGGGACACAGGTGGGGACGTACGTCATCGAGGACATGCTGAGCTCCGGCGGCTTCGGGGTGGTGTACCGGGCAAGGGACCCGGAGCAGCGGCAGGTCGCCATCAAGGTCAGCAAGCACTCGGCGAAGTCCATCACCGCGCAGCAGCTCGTCTGGCAGCAGAACGAGATCGAGGCGCTGGCGCGGCTGCGGCACCCCTCGCTGGTGGAGGTGCTGGGCTACGGCTTCATGGAGGATGGGCGCCTGTACCTGGTGATGGAGATGGTGCACGGCGCGGTGCTGGGCCACTACCTCCAGGAGAAGGGGCCGCTGGAAGTGCTCGAGGCGCTGCAGTTGACGCGCCGCATCGCCGAGGCGCTGGCGTACTGCCACGAGTCCAAGGTGCTCCACCTGGACCTGAAGCCGGCCAACATCATCATCGTGGACCCGGTGGAGCCGAAGGTGAAGGTGCTGGACTTCGGCCTGGCGCGGCTGTCCAGCGGCTTCCGCACGCACGAGGGCGGGCCCATGGCCGGCACGCTCGCCTACATGGCCCCCGAGGGATTCTTCGGCTCGGGTGATCGCTTCACGGAGAAGGCGGACCTCTACGCGCTGGGGACGCTCTTGTACGAGATGCTCTCGTGCATCCTGCCGTACCCGAGCAACGCCTCGTACGCGGCGCTGGGCTCGCTCAAGCGGGCGGGGAAGATGACGCCGCTGGAGCAGGCGGCGCCGCTGGTGCCCGCGCCGGTGGCGGCGCTGGTGCGCTCGCTGCTCGAGCCGGACGTGACGCAGCGCTTCGGCGGGGCGAGCCGGCTGGCCGCGCGGCTCAAGGGGCTCTATTTCGACCTGCTGCACGGCAACACGGGCGAGGGGATGCCCGCGCTGCCTCCGGAGATGGTGTCGGACGACGTGCCCTTCGTGGGGCGCGCGCGGGAGGTGGCGCTGCTGCGCGAGGCGGTGGACGCGGTGGTGGACCGCCAGGGCCGCGCGCTCATGCTGGTGGGCGAGGCGGGCATGGGCAAGAGCCGCCTCATCTCCGAGGTGCTGCTGTCGCAGGAGGTGAGCGCTCGGGTGCTGGTGGGGTACGGGCGGTGCCGGCAGCTGGGCGAGCTGGTGCCGTACTCCCCGCTGCGCGAGGCGCTGGGGCAGATGGTGGAGCTGCTGATGGGCATCCGCAGCGAGCCCGGGCACCGCGTGCGGTACGTGGCGGGGCAGGCGCTGGCGGGAGATGCCCAGGAGCTGCGGCGGCTGGTGCCGGAGCTGAGCCGGCTGCTGCCCGAGAGCTCCGAGCGCGAGAACGAGGGCGTCATCGTCCAGGGCCTGGGCGCCGAGCGCGTGGGCAAGGCGCTGATGCACCTGCTCACCGCCCTGGGCTCGGCGCGGCCGCTGGTGCTGGTGCTGGAGGACGTCCACTGGGCGGATGACGGCACGCTGGCGGTGCTCTCGAAGCTCACGGCCTCGCCGCCGCCGGGGGTGCTGCTGCTGTGCACCACCCGCCCTCCGCCCCGGCTGGCTCGCGCGGGCGAGCTGGAGATGATGACGCTGGACGCGCTGGGCCCCGAGGAGAACGACCACCTGCTGGCGACGCTGGCGGGCGGGGCCAGTCCGGCGGTGGTGAAGGCGCTGGTGCAGTCGGTGCCATTCCTGGCCAGCGGCAACCCGCTCGTGACGGCGCAGATCATCCGGGACCTGCAGGCGAGCGGGTACCTGTCGCGGGAGCAGGACGGGCGCATCCGCCTGTCGGACCGGCTGCGCGGCGAGTACCGGCCTCCGGACTCCGTCTCCACGGTGGTGGGGCGCGTGCTGGATCGGCTGGACGAGGAGGTGCTGAAGGTGCTCCGGGTGGCGGCGCTCTTCGACCGGCGGTTCCGGCTGTCGGACCTGGAGGCGCTGGGGCTGTTCTCGCCGCTCGAGGTGCGCGCGGCCATCACCGCGGCGGAGGACCAGCGGCTGTGTGTCGTGTCGGGAGACCGGTGCACCTTCGTGCATGACACGCTGCGCGAGCGGCTGGCGGCGGACGGCAAGCTGGAGAACGTGGCGGACATCCACCGGCGCATCGGCGAGCGGCTGCGGCAGCGGGCGGCGCCTCCGGGGACGCTGGGCTACCACTGGGAGAAGGCGGGCCAGCCGCTGCGGTCGGCCAGCGCGTACCTGGAGGCGGGGCTCGAGGCGGACCGGCTGCTGGACCCCATCGGGGCCGGGCAGCACCTGCGCAAGGCGTTCACGGTGGCCAGCTCCCAGCCCGTCTCCGCGGAGCGGGATGACTTGCTGGTGCAGTCGCTGCATGGGCTGGTGCGCATCGGCTGTCTGCTGGGGAGCGCGGCGGAGATGCTGCGGTACCTGGAGCTGGGGCAGGCGATGCTGGAGAAGCCCACCCCGGAGCAGCGGCTGGCGCTCAACAGCTCGTGGGCGCGGGCGTACTACGCGCAGGGCAACTTCCCCCGGGCGCTGGAGTACAGCGAGAGGTGCCTGGAGGCGGCGGCGGAGCCGCACCTGCGCTCCTACCTCTATGCCCCCTTGAGCATCATGGGGCGTGCGCTGTCGGGCTCGGGGCGGTTCGGGCCTTCGGTGTCCATGCTCACCGAGGCGGCGGCGCAGTCGGCGGAGGCCGGCGAGTACGTGGAGCAGACGCACTCGGAGGGCATCCTGGCGCTGTCGCTGGCGTACTGCGGCGAGTTCAAGAAGGCCCGGGAGTACGCGTCCTCGGCGGCGCGCATCGCCCTGCGGCTGGGCAACCCGGTGCGGATGGCGGCCTCCACCTTCTATTACTCGGTCATCGCGGAGGCGGAGTTCCGCTGGGACGAAGGGGTGCAGCGCAGCGCGGAGCTGCTCGCGTTCAGCGAGGCCTACGGGATTACCGGGCTGTACCTGTGCATGGGTACCTTCTATGCGGGCCGGCACCAGTTCCACATTGGCCGGCTGGATCGGGCGCGGCACCTGCTGACGCACGCGCTGGGGCTGGCGAAGCAGCAGGGCACCTCGTATGGCATGTCCCTGGCGTACGCGTTCCTGGGGGATGTGGAGTTCGTGGCCGGCCGCCAGGTCGAGGCGAGGACGGCCTATGAGAAGGGCCTGGAGCTGGCCAACGCGGGGGCGATGGACGAGCAGGCGGCGCCGCTGTGCCTGATTGGCCTGGCGCACCTGCAGGCCCTGGCGGGTGGGGCGGTGGAGCAGGTGAAGGCCTTGGCGGACGAGGCGCTGAAGCGGCTGCGGGCGGTGGAGAACCTGAGCAACCAGATTCCCACGCTGCAGCGGTACGCGGAGGCGCTGGAGGAGCGGGGGGACGTGGCGGGGGCGGCCCGGCACTATGAGGCGCGACAGGTGCTGGTGAAGAAGCTGGGGCTCGCCGAGTGTGACTTCTGGCCGCGGATCGTTCCGGGGCCGCAGGTGGAGCCGCTGCCGCCGAGGCAGTACTGGAAGAAGGCCAGCTCGCGCCTGTCATCCTCCAGCCACCGGGTCAGCAGCCCGGAGGACTTCAACGCGGAGACGGTGGTGCGGGCGGCCGCCTCGCAGGGCTCGAACGGCGGGCAGAACGAGGGCTGA
- a CDS encoding SPFH domain-containing protein, translated as MNIQNIQEKLSEVLKQSVFLARTAGAAVVSRVRWFAFTPKGRRIATGLALAGTVFMVASSPPITLVEPGQLGIRMNLVTGNASELREGWALLVPQVHRLHLYSLKDQVYRPERSIHANGPAPFQSAEGLSIGIEVTLRYALDPARISALATSMPEDVGQEIVEPVIDGVLRRHFAQHTVREIFATQRREIQKAITDEITPMLAKDGVILRSVTLGNVDLPQQYRTGVESLLAEELSAEKMRYTLELKEKQIKETALHAEADKVRREKAAEASAAEEIIAAKARAEAMRHILPFKEKEIEQRRLEAEAAKVSRLTQASAEADARRIEAEGEADARRKLAESDAYRLEVTGKASSEQLARESELITKNPLLIQKTLADKLSDKIQVIIAPPQAGGFIAGNLLGQAAPSPRHANTMGSNRSGARHSNSSEYGSESGDGSEDAQSQEE; from the coding sequence ATGAACATCCAGAACATCCAAGAGAAGTTGAGCGAAGTCTTGAAGCAGAGTGTCTTCCTGGCCCGCACGGCCGGGGCCGCGGTGGTCAGCAGGGTCCGGTGGTTCGCCTTCACCCCGAAAGGGCGCCGCATCGCGACCGGCCTGGCACTCGCCGGCACCGTCTTCATGGTCGCCTCTTCTCCCCCCATCACCCTGGTCGAGCCGGGCCAGCTCGGCATCCGGATGAACCTGGTCACCGGCAACGCCTCCGAGCTGCGCGAGGGCTGGGCCCTGCTCGTCCCCCAGGTCCACCGGCTCCACCTCTATAGCCTCAAGGACCAGGTCTACCGGCCCGAGCGCAGCATCCACGCCAACGGCCCAGCCCCCTTCCAGTCCGCGGAGGGCCTGTCCATCGGCATCGAGGTCACCCTGCGCTACGCGCTCGACCCGGCCCGCATCTCCGCCCTGGCCACCTCGATGCCCGAGGATGTGGGCCAGGAGATCGTCGAGCCCGTCATCGACGGGGTGCTCCGCCGCCACTTCGCCCAGCACACCGTCCGGGAGATCTTCGCCACCCAGCGCCGGGAGATCCAGAAGGCCATCACCGACGAGATCACCCCCATGCTGGCCAAGGATGGCGTCATCCTGCGCTCGGTCACCCTGGGCAACGTGGACCTGCCCCAGCAGTACCGCACCGGCGTGGAGTCCCTGCTCGCCGAGGAGCTGAGCGCCGAGAAGATGCGCTACACCCTGGAGCTCAAGGAGAAGCAGATCAAGGAGACCGCGCTCCACGCCGAGGCCGACAAGGTCCGGCGCGAGAAGGCCGCCGAGGCCTCCGCCGCCGAGGAGATCATCGCCGCCAAGGCCCGGGCCGAGGCCATGCGCCACATCCTCCCCTTCAAGGAGAAGGAGATCGAACAGCGCCGCCTGGAGGCCGAGGCCGCCAAGGTCAGCCGCCTCACCCAGGCCAGCGCCGAGGCGGATGCCCGCCGCATCGAGGCCGAGGGCGAGGCCGACGCCCGCCGCAAGCTCGCCGAGTCCGATGCCTACCGCCTGGAGGTGACGGGCAAGGCCTCCTCCGAGCAGCTCGCCCGGGAGTCCGAGCTCATCACCAAGAACCCCCTCCTCATCCAGAAGACCCTGGCGGACAAGCTGTCCGACAAGATCCAGGTCATCATCGCCCCGCCCCAGGCCGGTGGCTTCATCGCCGGAAACCTGCTGGGCCAGGCCGCGCCGTCGCCTCGGCACGCGAACACGATGGGCTCGAACCGGTCCGGGGCCAGGCACTCGAACTCCTCCGAGTACGGGTCCGAGTCCGGCGACGGCTCCGAGGACGCGCAGTCACAGGAGGAGTAA
- a CDS encoding C40 family peptidase, with protein sequence MSEVVPVSKGRTTLIGFSTPRSFNPVSWLVRLFTRSECSHSFFVYWDDDFQCDMVLEAHELGFRLISWPRFVKKNRVVALLEPAFPLDPGFLRLGEWVGSVYDFGGLVGQSVVQFGRFLQRKWRNPFRSSRAMFCSESIARCMQWAGHPDARLFTPKETTPQDLLVFFRGPGRATMLDIKRWD encoded by the coding sequence ATGAGCGAAGTGGTCCCCGTCTCGAAGGGTCGGACGACGCTGATCGGGTTCTCGACGCCGCGCAGCTTCAACCCCGTCTCGTGGCTGGTGCGGCTGTTCACCAGGAGCGAGTGCAGCCACAGCTTCTTCGTCTACTGGGATGACGACTTCCAGTGCGACATGGTGCTGGAGGCGCACGAGCTGGGCTTCCGGCTCATCTCCTGGCCGCGCTTCGTGAAGAAGAACCGGGTGGTGGCGCTTCTGGAGCCCGCCTTCCCGCTGGACCCGGGCTTCCTGCGGCTGGGCGAGTGGGTGGGCAGCGTCTACGACTTCGGCGGCCTGGTGGGCCAGTCCGTCGTCCAGTTCGGCCGGTTCCTGCAGCGCAAGTGGCGCAACCCCTTCCGCTCCTCGCGCGCCATGTTCTGCAGCGAGTCCATCGCCCGCTGCATGCAGTGGGCCGGGCACCCGGACGCCAGGCTGTTCACCCCCAAGGAGACGACGCCGCAGGATCTGCTCGTCTTCTTCCGAGGCCCGGGGCGGGCCACGATGCTCGACATCAAGCGCTGGGACTGA